One Triticum dicoccoides isolate Atlit2015 ecotype Zavitan chromosome 5B, WEW_v2.0, whole genome shotgun sequence genomic window carries:
- the LOC119306444 gene encoding pathogenesis-related protein 1-like, with the protein MEYSPKLAVLVLLALASAMAVTAQNSEQDFVDAHNAARADVGLGEVTWDATVAAFAQDYADQRRGDCQLIHTPDGRPYGENLYGGGGGGTEWTATDAVNSWVSEKQYYDHDSNTCSAPEGESCGHYTQVVWRDSTGIGCARVVCDSGDGVFIICSYNPPGNFPGVSPY; encoded by the coding sequence ATGGAGTACTCGCCGAAACTAGCAGTACTGGTGCTCTTAGCTCTCGCGTCCGCCATGGCGGTCACGGCCCAGAACTCGGAGCAGGACTTCGTGGACGCCCACAACGCGGCGCGCGCCGACGTGGGCCTTGGTGAGGTGACATGGGACGCTACCGTGGCAGCCTTCGCGCAGGACTACGCCGATCAGCGCCGCGGCGACTGCCAGCTGATCCATACTCCTGATGGCCGGCCGTACGGGGAGAACCTCtacggaggcggcggcggtgggaccGAGTGGACGGCGACGGACGCCGTGAATTCGTGGGTGTCGGAGAAGCAGTACTACGACCACGACAGCAACACCTGCTCGGCGCCGGAGGGTGAGTCGTGCGGGCACTACACGCAGGTGGTGTGGCGCGACTCGACGGGTATCGGCTGCGCCCGCGTCGTCTGCGACAGCGGCGACGGTGTGTTCATCATCTGCAGCTACAACCCGCCAGGCAACTTCCCCGGGGTGAGCCCGTACTAG